One stretch of Rosistilla oblonga DNA includes these proteins:
- a CDS encoding DUF1552 domain-containing protein, with the protein MINRRKMLMGTAAGMGAALGGPLVPNRVQAAAARPGTPRRVIFFLQNQGFDPATCIPQGLDHDASLSGITLPEPVQALEPYKDKMTIINGLHGRHTSPSHSAFFGALGGYRGGIGIPPSGATIDHELSQLLPETILPHLCIGMDALENMISRPTLATLSAAGPGKPLFMHSNPNDLYQMIFGGIATGDVKQRFEARSRVFNRVEQLAGQHGRSLPQGDRERYGSYVDGFREINGLRERLAGVSDHLKKFAPEYGDKFLKPEFETDWHDSLLDVGIATLKAGLTNVLTIGSGRGEIFGAWKGLGIAQAGHNLGHMDQPDNPIWIKIRQYNCQMLVKLMKELESVPEGDGTMMDNTLIVYTSNNANKQHTNGDNWPFILLGNCAGRLKTGQFIQMNDKRPINALYTTLLHAVGDTRDRFNMNKNTAGVHDTKVGPIEEIMA; encoded by the coding sequence ATGATCAATCGCCGCAAGATGTTAATGGGGACAGCCGCTGGAATGGGAGCTGCGTTGGGTGGTCCGTTGGTTCCGAACCGAGTGCAAGCCGCGGCAGCTCGGCCTGGAACGCCGCGACGCGTGATCTTCTTCTTGCAAAACCAGGGCTTCGATCCCGCGACCTGTATTCCTCAGGGGCTCGATCACGATGCATCGCTTTCGGGGATCACATTGCCCGAACCGGTTCAGGCGTTGGAACCTTACAAAGACAAGATGACGATCATCAACGGGCTGCATGGTCGGCACACCAGTCCATCGCACAGCGCGTTTTTCGGAGCGTTGGGTGGCTATCGCGGTGGGATCGGGATTCCGCCCAGCGGCGCGACGATCGATCATGAGCTGAGTCAGTTGCTGCCCGAGACGATCCTGCCGCATCTGTGCATCGGAATGGATGCGTTGGAAAACATGATCTCGCGTCCGACCTTGGCGACCCTTTCGGCAGCCGGTCCAGGCAAGCCGCTGTTCATGCATTCCAACCCCAACGATCTGTACCAGATGATCTTTGGTGGGATCGCAACCGGCGACGTCAAGCAGCGTTTCGAAGCCCGATCGCGGGTCTTCAATCGCGTCGAGCAACTGGCCGGTCAGCATGGCCGCTCGCTTCCACAAGGCGATCGCGAGCGGTACGGCAGCTACGTCGATGGTTTCCGCGAGATCAACGGTCTCCGCGAACGATTGGCTGGCGTCTCGGATCATCTGAAAAAGTTTGCTCCCGAATATGGCGACAAGTTTCTCAAGCCCGAATTCGAAACCGACTGGCACGATTCGCTGTTGGATGTTGGCATCGCAACACTCAAGGCAGGCCTGACCAATGTCCTGACGATCGGTTCGGGGCGGGGCGAAATCTTCGGCGCATGGAAGGGATTGGGGATCGCACAAGCTGGCCACAACCTTGGCCACATGGATCAACCCGACAACCCGATCTGGATCAAGATCCGCCAATACAACTGTCAGATGCTTGTCAAATTGATGAAAGAACTGGAATCGGTGCCGGAAGGAGACGGGACGATGATGGACAACACGTTGATCGTCTACACCAGCAACAACGCGAACAAGCAACACACCAATGGCGACAACTGGCCCTTCATCTTGTTGGGCAATTGCGCCGGTCGGTTGAAAACGGGGCAGTTCATCCAGATGAACGACAAGCGTCCGATCAATGCACTCTACACCACGCTGCTGCATGCGGTTGGCGACACTCGCGACCGATTTAACATGAACAAGAACACGGCGGGAGTGCACGACACCAAGGTCGGCCCGATCGAAGAGATCATGGCCTAA
- a CDS encoding right-handed parallel beta-helix repeat-containing protein, translating into MNLFAGSLLVAATLLANAGVNQSAIDEVRSGKRTEARAAWWGFDPEDSTAALQSAIDSGAKRVIVEDMGQPWIVTPLQAASDQELIFEKGAVLQAKRGEFKGSTDSLLSVIGKKNVTIRGEGATFRMHRDDYAKPPYKKAEWRHTLQIKSSNNVQVLGLTMAESGGDGIYLGVATRGVTNKNIVIRDVLLDKHYRQGISVITAEDLLIENTIMRDTGGTSPMAGIDFEPNHFSERLVNCVMRNCIAENNQGVGYAFYLPNLTAQSAPISIRLENCIARGSNRAPLSFTNGEGKGQGPMTGTIEFVDCDFSGGSGPVATMNRKPAAGARVRFINCRLEPGASKPTTPVIFFASRAGNQLDVGGVDFENCQVHDPQQRPLIGFYDGARELHLIDVTGTLKTTSGDTQRTVEIDQKYLDDLHPGNKFQRFPKYETDGTTFIPLKAMKTGEMLPQPNFTLRGSGAFVLFAESGTPVELKLNHSHVGSYTGTPLVVEAIAPSGKKLPIGEVPLDTTGSLGFVAPETGIYQIPIDVGPNKFSLEATNCPTVISGEAGRVRFVYSSGKLYFYVPPGTKQFGVKASGDGGEVVGLSVLNPQGKSVWQKEKISAPEQFVGAPESQQGEIWTLQISRPSSGRMEDYFIELQGLPPFLATHRDCLLQPAP; encoded by the coding sequence ATGAATCTGTTTGCTGGAAGTTTGTTAGTCGCCGCGACTTTGCTGGCCAATGCTGGCGTCAATCAATCCGCGATCGATGAGGTTCGATCGGGCAAGCGGACCGAAGCGCGAGCCGCTTGGTGGGGCTTCGATCCCGAGGACTCCACCGCGGCGTTGCAGAGTGCCATCGATTCAGGTGCCAAGCGAGTGATCGTCGAGGACATGGGCCAGCCCTGGATCGTCACTCCGCTGCAGGCCGCCAGCGACCAGGAACTGATCTTTGAAAAGGGAGCGGTCCTGCAGGCGAAGAGGGGAGAGTTCAAGGGATCGACCGATTCACTGCTGAGCGTGATTGGCAAAAAGAACGTCACGATTCGCGGCGAGGGTGCCACCTTCCGGATGCATCGCGACGATTACGCCAAGCCGCCGTACAAGAAGGCTGAGTGGCGGCACACGCTGCAGATCAAGAGCAGCAACAACGTCCAGGTGCTGGGGCTGACGATGGCCGAGAGCGGCGGCGATGGGATCTATCTGGGCGTCGCCACCCGCGGCGTCACCAACAAAAACATCGTGATCCGCGACGTCCTCCTCGACAAACACTACCGCCAGGGAATCAGTGTGATCACGGCCGAAGATCTGTTGATCGAAAACACGATCATGCGCGACACTGGCGGCACGTCGCCGATGGCCGGGATCGATTTTGAACCCAACCATTTCAGCGAGCGGTTGGTCAACTGCGTGATGCGGAACTGTATCGCCGAAAACAACCAAGGCGTCGGCTACGCGTTTTACCTTCCCAATCTGACCGCACAGTCGGCGCCGATCTCGATTCGCTTGGAGAACTGCATCGCCCGCGGCAGCAATCGCGCACCGCTCTCCTTCACCAACGGCGAAGGGAAGGGACAGGGGCCGATGACCGGCACGATCGAATTCGTCGACTGCGACTTCTCCGGCGGCAGCGGTCCCGTCGCGACGATGAACCGCAAACCGGCCGCCGGCGCACGCGTCCGTTTCATCAACTGCCGCCTGGAACCAGGAGCCAGCAAGCCGACAACGCCAGTGATCTTTTTCGCTTCGCGAGCGGGCAACCAATTGGACGTCGGTGGCGTCGATTTTGAGAACTGCCAAGTTCACGATCCGCAACAGCGACCGTTGATCGGATTCTACGACGGTGCCAGAGAACTGCATTTGATCGACGTCACCGGCACGTTGAAAACGACATCCGGCGACACCCAACGGACCGTCGAAATCGATCAGAAATATCTCGACGATCTACATCCGGGAAACAAGTTCCAACGGTTCCCCAAATACGAAACCGACGGGACAACTTTCATTCCGTTGAAGGCGATGAAAACCGGCGAGATGCTGCCGCAGCCCAATTTCACGCTTCGCGGCTCGGGGGCGTTCGTGCTGTTTGCCGAAAGCGGCACTCCAGTGGAACTGAAGCTGAATCACAGCCACGTCGGTAGCTATACCGGGACGCCGTTGGTTGTCGAAGCGATCGCGCCGAGCGGTAAGAAGTTGCCAATCGGTGAGGTTCCGCTCGATACGACCGGCTCGCTTGGTTTTGTCGCTCCCGAAACCGGAATCTACCAAATCCCAATCGATGTCGGCCCGAACAAGTTCTCCTTGGAAGCGACCAATTGCCCGACAGTCATCTCCGGCGAAGCGGGACGCGTGCGGTTCGTCTACTCCAGCGGCAAACTCTACTTCTACGTCCCGCCGGGAACGAAGCAATTTGGCGTCAAAGCCTCCGGCGACGGAGGTGAAGTTGTCGGCCTCTCGGTCTTGAATCCGCAAGGGAAGTCCGTATGGCAGAAAGAGAAGATCTCGGCCCCCGAACAATTTGTTGGTGCTCCCGAATCGCAGCAGGGAGAAATCTGGACGCTGCAAATTTCGCGTCCTTCATCGGGACGCATGGAAGACTATTTCATCGAACTGCAGGGGCTGCCACCCTTCTTGGCAACGCATCGCGATTGCCTGTTGCAGCCTGCACCCTAG